gaagtcacaacaacaaaatcagatGTCTAACACACccaatgtcttgtttttaatcaccaaaaaCTGCAAGCGAACGTCTGCACACGGGTCTATGTTTCAGAcagtgcctcctcctcctctgctctctcgcTGTCTGTAAGTCATTAATGTAACGTTGGCATCTTTGAGGCGCCAAAAGGTCTTCAGAAACGTCACCATTTGACGACCTGTGAATTTAAAAGGATcaccgctgctctctctcttcctctcgtGGCAGCTTTTAGTTATAAATCTGACTGAGGGTCCGCAGGTTTTTTCTAAAAACTTCAATactttttgatattttggttgTGTTAAATAATGAACACCAGcgctttaaaacatgtggtatcaaaaaagTATCACAGTATGAAACATTTTGACGACCTTAGTGCCACGAACAACATTCATCTTTGTCTAGACAACATTATCAGAGAGGAAAAGGCTTAAAATATTTCCTGATTTCAGGGCATTCAAAGCAGTCAGTTTTACTTTCTTCACTGCGAGCTGGTCGAAGCtgcctgaccgtctgttttttttagattgagcATAACGAGAGTGAACCGGTGATGTTGTGGAAGTCGTTCCCGGACAGTCAGAGAGTTCAAATAACTCCCGTCAGatctgacattttaatattaaacCCTTGGATTGATCTCGTTCTCCTTTGGTTAATAGAAAGAGGCTCTGACCACGCTTTACATTTACCTTGAAAACAACATAAGTATTAAACACCCGGCTAATGCCCTTAAAGCCGGATGTTTTCAGTTTGCaggttataaaataaaaaagctcttCACTGTTTCTGCCTCTAACAAAGCAGTGCTGCTCATCCAGTGCTCGGTTTATGGCGTCTATCGTAAAAGTCAGACTGTATACAGAATGGACAAcgctcctccacctccccctgtTGTGCAAAAATGAGTCCACAgcatgcagtttctgtgcatgCGAGTCGCTCTGCCCATCAAACCAGCACATCACAAGATGTATTTACTGAAGAGTAGCCcactattttctttaaatatcagATGAAAGCTGCAGTCGGCCTGATGCTCGCCGTATTCAGTGCAGCACGCTTTACACAGCGAGGCGGCTGTGTAAAGCTGTAATTACTgtaattcaaaataaacttcTCAGAAAAGGTGACTTGAACACAAATCCTCACCACGACGCCAGTGGGTTTGATTATCATCTGTTAAcaaggagggggcggggcttatgtCCGActctgcagccagtcagtaggagGAGCTctgaatatttgggcttcacttGACGCGAGGTGTTTCAGCGTCCATTCttcatacagtctgtggttggaACTAAATGAATTGTGTTTTCACGCGGCAGTGAGTTGTTGAAAGCTTAAACAGCATTCATAAACAAACGTTTAAAACTCAAGTTCAGCTTTTTGTCGACGCAGCGGAGAACGACACAAACCtgtaaatacacattttctagATATTTACCAAACTTTGGGAGCGCCTCGATTTTGTAGAAGCTCCGAGAAGAGGTTTGCCCTTTTTAATTATGCaaattcacagaaaaaaaattctAGACGAGGACGCCAACCAACCCACTTGTAGGAACGTTTtcagtagttgtttttttttttttaaaccatgtttCTGATCGGACAAAGAGGAAAATTTCTGTTGCAGCTGTTTCACGACTTCTTACTTCACTGTACCATTCTTTGATTTGATTGGTCGTTGCCGGATGGTTTGTCCCGCTCTGTTTTCTCGCCCCTTCACAGCTGTGCACCATCAACAtggagttttttgttttcttttttttaatgtgaagactgtttttccttttagtttttttttctttttatgcatGTTGAGATGACCTGGCTGGTTTTTATCCTTGTTTTTATCAGTTTGTATTGAtttgtggatttaaaaacaaaacacaaaaaacagagaaaaaaaactattgttCAACCTGCAGAGTCAAATTTTGGTATATAATTTGATGTGTACAATAACTTGTGACATTATCAACAGAACTATTATAATACTTTACTAACATGTCAATCAAATATGTAACGGTCATGTACGTgttcttttttctgttctgcagTTTGTTAGCCGGGCCGGCGCTGAGGTTGCTCCCTGCTGTGTTGCCCGTCTTTTAACGCTTCAAAAACGCCGTCATTGATCGGCAGAATCTTTTTACAGGTGTTGTTGGCTAATCTCTGAAGTCGTGCAATACTAATATTTCACCGCTTCTTCAgctacacttttatttatttttgaagcaGAGGAGATTGAgccaaagacatttttaaagggattttttttttttaagggttaaTTTCCATCATTTGTTTCCCAAATCCGTTTGAGGGGATCTCAACTCTTAGAGTCTTTACTCTTTGCAATGAAGTCGATTTTAATTCATTTCTTGCCAGTAGATATCATCctatgaatctttttttttcaacagccGTCTGTGTCGTCTCTAAGGAGACCACAGCGAACCCagcgtttgtgtgtgcgtgtgcgtgtgtgtgtgtgtcgggcaCACGTACAGGGAGCAACCTCTTGCCCAGCCATTAGAGAGCACTGTGTTCAGCCTTCTATAAACGCCACATCTCTGCACCGTTCTCTGTTCGCTCTCCTCTGTTgtccccccctgcccccctccccctccgcTGCAGTGAATCAATGGCACACCTGTTCTCCCAGTTCTCCCACTCCCATTGGTTCCTCCCTCGTGGgtacaaaaataatgaatagaTCTGTTTTACTCTTCTTCATTTCAATTGGTGGTGGTTATAATAAAGGATTTAGACTGTgtttcaaaggtttattttctttttttatttgtttctctattaaagtgtttttattgaaactgCTCGACTTCTCGCTTTTTGTCATCCTCTGGATTTAACTGCACTCGACTGGGGAGCCTTGGAGCCCGAACAGGAAACATGAGGCGGGTCAGTTTCTACCAGAATTACTGTATGAGTTTAGTTTAACATCGACTTGAAGCTCCGTAAAGGCAGTGTTGGTAATTTCcaccagatccactttttaagattttggttgaaattgtctttaggtcctgacagaaattaataactcatgttctctgaaaaaggaacaaagaaaatccgtcatctgtatcagttgtaagtctgtaaaaactttgaccaatgtctgccacgaggtcccaatctgatgaaccaatcacacgcctccctgtctccctgctcgctctctacctcttgcgtgttctagcccacactcaaagcgttTCATCGATGACAGattttatactgtgagtttacttactgctgaatgagacatgagatgacgcagtttctacacaatgcaagagatgatcTGAGGTCCGGGGTAGGTGTAGAcgtagcactgagggaatgctactttcaaaatcatgctagttttcagcaatgaccaaccctgcctttaaagcaTTCACAGTGAGCAAAAGATACTTTTATTGAACTACAACCCCTGAAAGGTTGAGACGTGTTGAATGTATGATTTATTAAAGATGGAAACAGCATGAAGACGacatgtcaaatgttgaaactgcgAAACGTAGTTTTTAGAAAATGTCTCATTTGGATTTGatgtttgaaacaaaatgagGACAGACAAAAGTTTTCTCAAAGCGTCTTAAGATTTAATTTCATTACAAAGAAAGAGCATATAATAAACACAATCTAAATGCATTCAAAAACCTCaaaccttgtttgtttttttacttccttaaACTTCACTTGTTTCCTCGtaaaacaaacaggagaaaagTAACTAAGTTAGTAAATGTTAAGTTAAAAGAGATGCAGTGAGAAATAACACGTCCTGAACGAGCTCAGAGCACTGAGGGTTTCAGtttgacaaacagcagcaagttGACACTTTCAAACTGTTAGATCTACTGGACACCAGCTTTTTTCATGATGCCAGAACTTGGCTAgcatcaacattttttattaaggCCAATTAGCCCctgaaaaagaaatgtacacTGAAGTGAAACTGAAGCaactgtgaaaaatgtttttaagatataaaGTTCTTTAAGCTATTAATGATTAAGCTGTTTTTCCTACTGAGCTCACATGATTGTTCTGTCATAGAAAGTTAGAATTTCACAGCTTGATGTGCGGCATTACTTGGCACAACTCCACCACtcagggctttcacacttgcagaattCTCCTGAAAAagaaggagctgtatgtgtgaacgaaAACAGTTTTCACttggacttcacccggagtttctcctccagcctcttaGTATTTTTTTCCGCAGAAGGTCTGAGttagctgatgtgagaacgccgcaggatattctccggagaattcagctcgagccaatagacGGGGGAGTCACgtttctatactgtgactgctgcacggtgcatagagtgtctgcagGCGACCTCTATGATCTCTGTGCATGttattaaacggctgcattatgttttctgttctccagtatgttgttctccgctcttttattgattctgtgattccattggactacacatagtattgatataaaggcaaatattctcattatagcatcatatAGCGGACCttgttgcttcgtccgctacttctgcgtcttttttttaacgtcacgtcttgcctcaggagacctcCCCCCCCcggtctgacagggatagtctccctctgtgaggagcttaatgtgaacaaccaggtcaggagaatatccacaGCAGtgctcctgaaaatatctagatatttaagTGATCACACGAATATCTagatatctagatattttcaggttTGGGTACAGATGTGAAAACGTCTTAAGTGaattcctgtgcttctgcagccagcctctagtggacactcaatgaactgcagggttttgcaTTTCCggatcggcttcatttttcaacacagaggttgctgcttggtcatACCCTGCCTCCTCCTGAGACTCCCCACTCTTGTTGTTATAGGAAAAGTCTCACGCTGTGAACATGcagctcaggaagatttcaggtgCAGCTTATCCTAAAATTTTCTAGAAatattcaggagtgcatgtgtgaaaaaagcCTCTTAACAGCCGCGCTGATCAGTGCCTGTAAATCGGCCAAAGGTTGGCATTGACAGATTATGCTCGCTCCGGGGGGTTTCATTCCAAACAACGAAGATGCTTGACACAAAATGCATTGTGCTGACACATGAAAGAGAGCGGACATTTTTTTATGCATCGGTTTGGTTTGTGAACTGAAAGTAAAAGGCCTTGTTTGTGCACCTGCTAGAACTGAACCTTTTCCAGCATGATCAGTGCTGCAGACTGTGTGGGTGTTTAGCAttcagacacatgcacacacaaacacacacatacacacaaacctgctctgtgctgctgctttgCTTCAAACCAGTCATTTATTCATGACGCTCGGACCGAAATGAGGCAGTTTGCATCTTTAAAGGTTCTTcgtaaaatcttaaaaatgtacAGCTAGACGTTTGAACACATGTTGCTTTTCTTACTCACTTTAATTCCCTTGATTCCTTGAGCAtacaaaaatcaacaaacaaacattatataTGTACAAGATATCATACACAAACATTAGAAGAATCAAATAAACTCCCTTACTGCCATGGCCATGACTGTGTCATTCTTTATACTCGAAATGTAAATTAAGGTGAAGCATATTGAGGTATGTAGACCTAAGAGGATGCATAATTATAACATTAAgggcaccaaaccaaattctaAGGAGGTGTTGCAGGCCGTGGTTGTTCATATAGAGTAAGGATCCTGGCCTCATTACACCTGGTATTAACGCGCATCGTTCATTAAGATCTGATCACTTTAGAGACAACAACATTTAGAGACGGTCTGAGACTCGTGTGTTCACTTTCATCTGGGGGTGTGAATGTTAAGTGTCCCGGGACCAGTGAAGGGCCGCCTAGTCTCTGTCCCCATGGCAATGTTTGCATGAAGTGACTGACATTTGTTGTCTGATTGAAAATgtatctgctgtttttaaattcttgcCAGGAGCCAGTATGGATTCAGTAACGggaaaaaacatattattttttaatataggTTGATCCCGTGCAGAGTCGAGGAAAGTGGAGAAAGGAAAGGGGTTGTCAACATATTCACATTTGACCTCAACACATGATTTGTAACGCCAATGATGAATCATGATGAATCACAGCCTGTACTGTGATTCATCATGATCTCATTTTCTAATTAAACGTTTTTACACATCGCTTACTCTCTCTTTAGTTCGATTACTTGATTCTTTTCATAAAGGACACAAAGAAGatgtatatttatttcaaataaagcaAGGAGTTcaaatctatttttgtttttaaaaggctACATGAGACACGTTTTGGAAACACAGGTCAATACAAGATGTGCTGATTTATGATCAGCTAACCCAGGATGAaatttaaagtccccatgaaatggAAATCACATTTTCCCAGTTTGAATCCAGCGTCTGCCAAATACAGTCCAATAAAGTATTTAACATCTACTGTAAgttactgtattttctcttcctgtaaaacgtTTCAAAAGTCTGATGACTCATACTGCCGTCAGGGGCGTTTACTAATTTTCAACCAATTAAAAAGTGTTGTCTAATTTTTATGCCATGTTTGTTGTGATACACCTACTCTTTAgcgatccaatcaaattcaccCTTACATTATGTCCCACCTCccatcttgtgattggttctgtTTCAGTAGAAAATACTCGCCGATGCGGTAGGTAAATACTCTTGAAGTTccgtttcatggggactttaataCCAGGTGTACCCAGGGCCTCTGACAAAAGGCCCATGTTCAAGTTGGTTTGATTTGCAGTGAGGTATGTTTCCCATCATGGCTATCACTCCACTTGATCCGGCTCGGCGTCCATGCACGTCTCCCACGGGTTCCTGGGCATCTGCGGCATGGAGAGGATCAGGAGGGCGAAGCcggtgaggaagaggagcacgAAGCCGGCGCAGGCACAAGCGAAGGACCAGGCGTAGTAGTACTCGATCCAGATCGTGTCCTCGCTCTCGATCATGCGTTTGACTGACTGACGCATCACCTCCAGTGAGATGAAGGCGCAGAGACCTGGGAAGGAGAACCAGGTGCCAACTTCAGAATCCCTACTGGCAAAGTAAGCAAGCAAATTTAAAATGGTCCTCATTAACTGGACTCACCTGCAAATGCGAAAAACATGCCAGCCGGTTTGAGGAGGTAGTCTCGTCCTTTGCCTTTACCGGTGCATGAGCCCATCAAACACAGAGAGCCCAGGATCATGAAGGCCAGACTGAAGATGGAGATGGCTGCAGCTGAGATGTTATACTCTGCAAAGAAAGATAAGagtgttaaaggagcaatatgtaggtctgacacctagtgtttaaaatgggtactgcagtccatatTCCCAAAAaattgaagagagctgtctgACTCCGACCCCTCCTCCCGAAGCTctcgcaggttgccatgtggtggacactgacctaacctctaacctctctccatttttcaaaagcatctccaatattgatcctaaaAACTGTGTAACACTAAAAGAGTTCAGCTATTTTAAGTTGATGGGAAGGGATAGACCCTTACAATAATTTATTACAATCAGTGAAAACTCTGAATGGTGAAGTAAATTAATTATGAAGCATCTGAGGtttctattattttattattttctagtATGTCATCAGCTGACTTCATAAAGGCCTACTATATCATTTAGTATTAATAAACGtacctctgtttttttaaatctaataatAACGAGCTATGCAGACTGAGCTATGAACATGAGCTATGTACCTATTCTTACtcttattattttatgtttttttttgtgtgtgtgtgtgtgtgtgtgtgtgtgtgtgtgtgtgtgtgtgtgtgtgtgtgttgctctccTACTTCTCTCTTCACCTGCCCCTGCTTATTACATATTGCTATTTGTGATGATGATCGGTGTGCATTTTTGCTGCCACCTTActtgcatatttattttcacatcatcTCGGAATAATGAACTCTATTAAAGGTATGCATGTTATTCACTTGAACATGAGGAGTTTGTCACCTAAAATTGACTTATTGAGAGCCTGGCTCACCTATAATAAACCTCATGTAATTACTCTTTCTGAAACCTGGttaaacagaaatatttctgATGATGAAGTCACAATTGATAACTATGTCCTTTATAGAAAAGACAGGGGCTCAAGAGGAGGGGGTCTTTTGACATATGTATCCTCAGATTTGACTGCAGAATTTATTTTACCAACTGAGAATCACTCGCGTTTTGAatgcctttttgttaaaattattttacatgagAACAAACGACTTATCATAAGAAATATCTATAAACCTCCCAATGTTCCTGCTGAAACAACTGAATGTATCCTATCAACCATTAATTCTTTAGACTGCACTAGTGAAAAAATCATATTAGGTGATTTCAACTCCAGTTGGGCAGATCGCTCATCTCGTAATGATCGCAATCTCTTCAACAGCATAAATTTAACCCAATTTATAAGTGAACCTACCAGAGTTGGTCCCGGTTCGTCTTCTCTACTTGATTGGATCCTAGTTTCCCATCCCGACAGAATCATACAATCTGGGGTATTACCTGACTCTTTCAGTGACCAttctattgttttttgtgtttggaaaatCACAGTGCCTCATCTTCCTCCTAAATTCATCAAAGTAAGGAAAACTGATAATATTAACTCTGAACTTTGTATTCAAGATATCTTAAACATCAACTGGGAAAGATTTCAACTAATACCATTCGTTGAAGATGCCTGGAATTACTTTTATACTGAGCTTGTTGAGATAATTAATAAACATGCTCCCTGGACAACAATTAAAGTCAAGGGTCGACATTTACCTTGGATAAAAGGAGATCTTATACACTTATTCAAGCAAAGAGACAAGGCTTGGAAAAAATACTGTGCAACAAATAATTCTTCTGACTGGAATGCTTATAAAGAGCTGAGgaataaatgtaaaaccaaTACTAGAAATGCTAAGTCAAATTATTACAAAGACTGTCTGTCAACTGATTTTAAGAACCCAAAGCAATTTTGGAAGAGAATCAATAGTATAACAAATAAACCCACAAAAAATCCTACTACTCGTATCAGaataaacaatgaaactgtCAGTGAACCATCATTAATTGCAGAGGCATTTAGCCAACACTTCTCTACAATTGGTAGCTCCCTGTCTGGTTattctcactctgactttaccccGACTCAGAACAGATGTGGCAGTTCCTTTTCCTTCAGAACTATCACACCAACTGATGTCCAACAGGTCACTGATGGTCTAAGCTTTGGATGCTGTGCTGGTCCAGATGGTCTGGAGATTAAGTTCTTTAAACTTGCCtctcatattttatcatttcccctggctgatttatttaatttatctcTTGCAACTGGTAAAACTCCCTCTTCCTGGAAATGTGCCAGAGTAACCCCTCTCCATAAAGGGGGTGACCCCACGGACATCAATAATTATAGACCTATCTCAATTATTAATAGCattgcaaaaatatttgaaaaactcAACAATCAATTATCTAAATATCTTAATGATCACAACTTATTATCAACACACCAATCTGGTTTTAGACCAAACCACTCGACCACCACTGCTCTCCTAAAATTCACCAATGACATACAGTCAGCATCTGACAGCAATATGTCTACAGGTGCTATATTTGTTGACCTTGCTAAAGCATTTGACATGGTTGATCACTATCTCATTTTAGGTAAACTACATGCTATTGGTCTCTCTACtgactctttgttgtttttcaactcttttcttcattatagaagtcagtgtgttttttttcagggcagCCAGTCAGACTTCAAGATTATTGATAAAGGTGTGCCACAAAGTTCATCTTTAGGTCCTCTATTATTCTCCATCTTCATCAATGACCTCTCACAAGTCTGTTCTGACTGTCAAATtcatttatatgcagatgacactgtaATATACTCGTCCAGTTCGGACATTTCACAAATTCAATACTCAATACAATCTGATTTTAATCTAGTCCAAAAATGGTTCTCTGTCAATAAACTTCttctgaataagaaaaaaaatcatattttatgttgttcTGCACTCAACCAGATTCTTTGCCCTTAACAAAAAACTGGCATATTAATTTCCTGGATGGAACTGCATTAGAAAAAGTagatgaatttaaatatttgggcCTTTGGCTAGATTCCCAGTTATCTTTCAAGCCTCATATCAACTCAATTTCTAAGAAAATATATGGTCGTCTAAAATCACTTTATCGTTCTACAAGTCCGGAGAAGAATCGTGACACAATTGGTGCTGCCAATCCTTGATTATGCTGATGTTATCTATGGGAACACCTCAGAGACAATCTTCAACCTCTCACTATCTTATACAACAGTCTCTGTAGATTTGTTCTGAGGTGTCCATATAGGACCCATCACTGCCTAATGTATGAGTCCTTGAATTGGCTGGCTCCCAAGTCCAGAAGGACATTTCATTGGTCgctatttacttttaaatgtatctattttAATTTTCCTCCGTACTTGAAACAATTTCTAATCCCTTTCAGTTCACAGTATATTTTTCCTCACACCAAGAATCAGGAAAGAAATTGGTCGCCatgcatttaaatttaaagctccATCAGACTGGAATAACCTACCTCGCTCACTTAGATCTATCACCTCTTTTCatatctttaaatcatctctacttactcattgtcaaacatcctgctcttgcttttgattttctttctctgttggaCTTAGTTTGTCTGGACCTGCTCTCCTCTTGCTTGCGCTCGTGTACCTCATATCTACATGTATGTACTGTTCTGTACCTTGTGCCTTAATGTTGTGTACACTATGTGTGTAagtactgtatagtgtgtatgtatatatatatatatgcagaggttttcctttctttttttctttttttattattattattattatatatttattttttttctcttcagattttttctgattgtgtaatactggctggttggtgggtggctaggcttgggggagcattaagtgtgagtgaatgtgagtgtgtgtgtgtttgtggtgtgggtgtttctgtgtttaaatgtttggtattatgttttggatttaccttttattttgattttgtattatgatgattaatttatgttttgtaaggacccccttgaaaatgagatgatgcatctcaaggggctatccttgaaataaattacaaattacaaatcctagtttgagcacgtttctgctcgtggagcttattagaaacatgcagaggctttttaggtcgggtacaatcacttctatctgaaccagttctcttgcccacctccatcactgcaacacctgttggtttgttgtttacctggcaaaccgaggggcgtccaaaaaaGGGCGCGTgtgggtgccttaaaaccgcctacctctGAAGAGAGAAGAGCTTGATTTCACATGGCATTACTCAACATTATATAATATGAGGACATATTTGATGTCTGCTATATTGATGTTTGAACTGTCACATATCATATCTTTAACATTTAACTACTTGTAACTTTGCCGCTGTGTTCCCAGCTCCTGAGCGTCTGTGTGATCGGGACAGCAACTGGCTTGTTTTTCGCTGCAGAGAGGTGGATGGGATGCAGGCCCTTTGATCTGCCTCCTGTTCGCCTGTGAACCATGCCCTGAGGAAACACATTCCTTTGGGGCAAAGGGCCTTCATCTCCTGCTGGCAGAGGAGGATGGGCTGCACCCTGCACAGTCTGTGCTCTTTTGAGATACTGCACTGCACGTCTTTGGAGCTCGTTTTCTGGCTGGCTCGGCCTGAAACACCTTTAACATCAAGAGCCAGGTAGACATCAAACCTGTGTTTCAGTCATATAGGACTTACTCTACTGTACAGCTAAAGGGTTTCACAGTTCTCAGGAAGAAGTGAGGGACATGTAGAAGAATATCAAACCTGTATCCGGGAATAAAAAAGGGCTTCATTCAGTCCAAAAAGGGTTTGAGTTTGAAGTCCCAGTATTGCAGGATATGTTTTTAGAAAGTATTCATGGGTATGTATGCAGATGTTTGTAGGTTTATAACATTAATTCCTACCAGATCATGGACATACTAACCACTGCATTCCTCATAACTATCAATACGCCTTCAGGTTaagttcttctctttctttacatacacacaagtGGACTGTagtggtgttttcacacatgcacaaaactccagaaaTTTCCCAGATGAGCAGCATCTGTGAACACAAAATCACAAATATTTCACCCCAACTTCAAGATCTtgaagatcttcaaccaagtccagttacCTTTGGATCCAGCTTTGGATTTACCCTGACCTGggtgactgagaacctacacacaCCAGTAGCTTCTTTACCACAAATTCATTTAGAAATGAATCAGCTCAGTTaaacgtagcattgatagaaagtcAAAAACTGTCATCAATTGCTgcttttcacaaatgcacaaaagTCATGTAACTTCCTGCAGATGCCGACTTTTTCACTCCAACAAGCAGGATTTTTCTTTGCCCCCCCTCCTTCTTGTGAATGTGTTGCATAGCATGGATTATTATTTTAAGATCTCTTTTGGGCCTTTTTATCCCTTTCtatggataggacagtggatagagtaggaaaccaggtagaaagagagagagagagagagagagagagagagagagagagagagagtagggaatggcAGGCAGggaaggagctgcaggttgtACATGAACCCAGGGgtcctgcttggaggactataacctcccTACATGGTGcccgacctaaccgctaggccatctgggCCCttacatagcattgatataaaattccattggactctgttgctttgtccataactttcttgttgttcttgttacatcatgtcttgcctcctcaGACCCCcacctcccgtctgacagggaaagtgtcccgctgtgaggtgcataagTGAAAAAGCAATTCAGGAAGAAAAGGTCCTGCACGACAACAATACCATCCAAAAACTGCAACCTTCTGTTgcgttttgtctgtttgttcacATGACTACATCGAGTGGGGTGCCTGAAATCCGAAGGCAAACGAGTGCGGGTGCAGACTTTTGGAAACAGCGTTCTTCCCAAAAACTGAGAGACATCTGAATGAAGtttatgttgacattttgtAAAGTTACTTActgttaaaataatataaagagCTGGTAACATTTTAACAATGTCCTCAACTGAATATTCTCAACTTACAATATTTTCTTTCCACTTAATTTCTCTCTATACTGGAGACTCCCCCAGAGCGGATAAGAGGTTTACCGTGtggatgtttgtgcatgtggTGACACAGTGTACATCCACTGTGTTCATTCAAGCGTATGCACCATTATGGTATCACCGAATGATTCATTCAAGAGTGAATAACTCAAGAGGGGGCTCAGGTCGCTTCTGCAATCATTACAGCTAACTTGTAATGTGTCTCTTAGGGTCTAGCCATCAGCTGAGggaagacgtgtgtgtgtgtgtttgtgtgtgtgtgttagttgtTGGGGGAGGGGTACCCATGAATGCCTCCATTAGCATGTCAGTGTTTAGGATGCGGGGGTGTGCAGGACATCATGCGAAAGACTATTCACATTTACACCCCAATAATTGAGTCTGACAGTCCTCCACATGTGCTC
This window of the Labrus mixtus chromosome 2, fLabMix1.1, whole genome shotgun sequence genome carries:
- the LOC132994521 gene encoding voltage-dependent calcium channel gamma-1 subunit-like, coding for MHKRTKIKIAIFVLLVGMACMFTAVVTDHWAVLSPKVDQVNQTCEAAHFGLWRLCKKYIYISSENYEQGLGCGPISLPGEENCTYFRHFTPGQDAEIFEYKTQKEYNISAAAISIFSLAFMILGSLCLMGSCTGKGKGRDYLLKPAGMFFAFAGLCAFISLEVMRQSVKRMIESEDTIWIEYYYAWSFACACAGFVLLFLTGFALLILSMPQMPRNPWETCMDAEPDQVE